The following are encoded in a window of Haliotis asinina isolate JCU_RB_2024 chromosome 14, JCU_Hal_asi_v2, whole genome shotgun sequence genomic DNA:
- the LOC137262100 gene encoding gustatory receptor 5a for trehalose-like, translating to MARVTPKKRERIVIVREREVVGIERDRTLQAWTTGSDVNSTVQQEGFHSLPNKPTNDDKTFIDCYDGCSFFEDLRPLFWSLKLTGLFFHRRETSAGKFIVSKWVVLCAAVCAVTLGNSLRSLFVFKRGEPFDEVLFFKVQLCIWSVEGFAKTTVMFVASYKKELLPLFFKLWREICKDKKPDKFLKFVMRNAIMISWNFSIVNTIGVAVTFFFVPDLEDLFLNATLPGAAHADVKLPYKIMMIVLVYFASSVAVSSVTLLVVLSVAVTREFFVVNKDLSSQISSDGKFTAGLEDYRLRHQGLCRVVDVLDDIFMIMIAFILISNIPLCCVILYNLIYTSRHFSILLLNLFWLFFLTFHMTVVAVICAYINMGAHAPLSIIYNIKAEFLKERPLELTMFLNRLTGNDIGLSALKMFVINRPAILTMIGMLITYFVLLVQFKSPFSSNCTCSLNSTGATWNGTLTPT from the exons ATGGCTAGAGTCACGCCTAAAAAACGCGAGAGGATCGTGATAGTACGAGAGAGAGAGGTGGTCGGTATAGAGAGGGATAGAACACTGCAAGCATGGACTACAGGTAGTGATGTTAACAGCACCGTGCAACAAGAGGGGTTTCATTCCTTACCTAATAAACCCACTAACGACGACAAAACGTTCATTGACTGCTATGATGGTTGCTCTTTCTTCGAAGACCTTCGACCTCTATTCTGGAGTCTTAAACTAACAGGCCTGTTCTTCCACAGACGTGAGACCAGTGCAGGGAAGTTCATTGTGAGCAAATGGGTTGTTCTGTGTGCAGCTGTGTGCGCAGTCACGCTAGGAAACAGCCTTAGATCACTGTTCGTGTTCAAGAGAGGAGAACCTTTCGATGAAGTCTTGTTCTTTAAGGTGCAGCTGTGCATTTGGTCCGTGGAAGGGTTCGCCAAAACGACGGTCATGTTTGTAGCATCTTATAAGaaggagttacttcccttgttcTTTAAGCTGTGGCGGGAAATTTGTAAAGATAAAAAACCTGATAAATTTCTCAAATTTGTCATGAGGAATGCAATAATGATAAGTTGGAACTTTTCCATTGTAAACACCATCGGTGTGGCGGTGACATTTTTCTTTGTACCGGATCTTGAGGATCTTTTTCTCAATGCTACTCTTCCGGGAGCAGCACATGCAGACGTGAAATTGCCTTACAAAATTATGATGATTGTTTTGGTGTATTTCGCCTCCTCTGTGGCAGTGTCGTCAGTCACTCTGCTAGTTGTTCTGTCCGTGGCTGTTACACGGGAGTTCTTTGTTGTAAACAAGGACCTCTCGTCTCAGATCTCGTCTGACGGGAAGTTCACAGCAGGCCTGGAGGATTATCGTCTGCGCCATCAAGGTTTGTGTCGTGTGGTGGATGTCCTGGACGACATTTTCATGATCATGATCGCCTTCATCCTCATCTCCAACATTCCGTTGTGTTGCGTCATCCTCTACAACCTCATTTACACCAGCAGACACTTTTCCATCCTTCTGCTCAACTTATTTTGGCTTTTCTTCCTCACATTCCACATGACTGTAGTTGCCGTCATCTGCGCCTATATCAACATGGGG GCTCATGCTCCCCTTTCAATAATTTACaacatcaaggcggaatttctCAAAGAACGACCTTTGGAG CTGACGATGTTTCTGAACCGGTTGACTGGCAACGATATCGGACTCTCAGCTCTGAAGATGTTTGTCATTAACAGACCTGCTATCCTTACT